One window of Triplophysa rosa linkage group LG10, Trosa_1v2, whole genome shotgun sequence genomic DNA carries:
- the LOC130560330 gene encoding hydroxycarboxylic acid receptor 2-like, which yields MNNSSKCCTYDTPMLDQVLPPVMFTEFTLGLVGNVLALLLFFCHRDTWKPNSIYLAHLALADALVLFCLPFRADYYRRGKDWVYGDAFCRILLFLLAANRAAGIFFLTAVAVDRYLKIVHPLNRINRMGLRYASWVSIGLWVLIISMTVYLLTDPHFYFQGNRTQCESFNVCFGNNVRFNWHNVFYVVQFFVPTCIVTYCTTCITWQLKSKTVDTQGKIKRAVQFILAVALVFIICFFPSNISRIAMFVLKLWYSECEDFRDSNEAFKTTVCFTYFNSVLNPIVYYFSSPAHSGIFKRFCMKLQGKKTEEDDDEKNNNSPLTVSSTASLTS from the coding sequence ATGAACAACTCTTCGAAATGCTGCACATACGATACACCCATGTTGGACCAGGTTCTACCCCCTGTCATGTTCACGGAATTCACGTTGGGCCTTGTGGGAAACGTCCTCGCCCTCTTGCTGTTCTTCTGCCATAGGGACACCTGGAAGCCCAATTCTATTTATCTAGCCCACCTGGCTTTGGCGGACGCGCTGGTCCTCTTCTGTCTGCCTTTCAGGGCTGACTACTACCGCAGAGGGAAGGACTGGGTGTACGGAGACGCTTTTTGCCGcattcttctctttctcttggCCGCCAACAGGGCTGCTGGAATATTCTTCCTCACTGCCGTCGCCGTGGACCGCTACCTGAAGATCGTCCACCCTCTCAACCGCATCAATCGAATGGGTTTGCGCTATGCCTCGTGGGTCTCTATTGGCCTGTGGGTTCTTATCATATCCATGACCGTCTACCTCTTAACAGACCCACATTTCTACTTTCAAGGCAACCGCACTCAGTGTGAGAGTTTCAACGTCTGCTTTGGGAATAACGTACGATTCAACTGGCACAATGTCTTCTATGTTGTTCAGTTCTTCGTGCCCACGTGCATTGTTACCTACTGCACGACCTGCATTACGTGGCAGTTGAAGAGTAAGACGGTGGACACGCAGGGTAAAATCAAGAGAGCCGTCCAGTTTATATTAGCAGTGGCTTTGGTTTTCATTATATGTTTCTTTCCTAGCAACATCTCGCGTATCGCCATGTTTGTCCTGAAGCTCTGGTACAGCGAGTGCGAAGATTTCCGTGACTCAAACGAGGCTTTTAAAACGACCGTCTGCTTTACCTACTTCAACAGCGTGCTCAATCCCATAGTTTATTACTTTTCCAGCCCTGCTCACAGTGGAATATTTAAAAGATTCTGTATGAAACTTCAAGGAAAGAAAACCGAGGAAGACGATGATGAAAAGAACAATAATAGTCCTCTTACAGTATCATCTACTGCCTCTTTGACAAGTTAG
- the LOC130560331 gene encoding density-regulated protein encodes MATTENAEVSPENKVNRSDPDAKYPLKVLYCGVCSLPAEYCEYMPEPAKCKQWLEKNFPDVFAKLTLGTAHKQETGGGGGAGEAPPAGEEEEKKKQKRGGRGQIKQKKKTVPQKATIAKIPRAKKKYVTRVCGLATFDIDLKEAQRFFAQKFSCGVSVTAEDEIIIQGDFTDDIIDVIQEKWPEVDDDSIDDLGEVKK; translated from the exons ATGGCTACTACTGAGAATGCAGAGGTTTCACCAGAAAACAAAGTGAATCGGTCTGACCCAGATGCGAAGTACCCACTGAAGGTGCTCTATTGTGGAG tgtgctCCTTGCCAGCGGAG TATTGCGAGTACATGCCTGAGCCAGCCAAATGCAAACAGTGGCTTGAGAAAAACTTTCCTGACGTGTTTGCTAAACTGACTCTTG GTACAGCACACAAGCAGGAGACAGGAGGAGGAGGTGGTGCTGGAGAGGCGCCCCCTGcaggagaggaagaggagaagaagaaacagaaaagag GAGGAAGAGgtcaaatcaaacaaaaaaagaagaccGTTCCTCAGAAAGCCACAATAGCAAAAATCCCCAGGGCTAAAAAAAAATACGTCACCAGGGTGTGTGGCTTGGCCACTTTCG ACATAGATCTTAAAGAGGCTCAGAGGTTCTTTGCTCAGAAATTCTCCTGCGGTGTCTCAGTAACAGCAGAGGATGAAATCATCATTCAGGGAGACTTTACAGACGACATCATCGATGTCATTCAGGAGAAGTGGCCTGAG GTGGATGACGACAGCATCGATGATCTTGGAGAGGTCAAAAAGTGA
- the LOC130560551 gene encoding adhesion G-protein coupled receptor G2-like isoform X2, with the protein MSWQKHTFLWIIFCATCQITIKLTCNTLNGNRCKMNGKNYPSTDGKCKTPSGKPIQLKITKGRGLSGLYKVITNEIIDPDVLFLSDQLQNLRSVDCTNLTGHSGQPVVTIIDTGSEYLLHVKGTQAVCVTCSSPSLTINSSTPSTSTATISASEASDLMSGFETIVDEMEKNNESTEEIVMEVVKGLVYRQDRNTEPKDVTMFSSSDQDEISVTQNIGQKQYSWLVKISAEAFNKSRLENNGSAFVGVLQFKNMDVNEEDQNHTVLNNEVYGISMGANISNLTDNIEIIIRAGNLVVENPSVWSCNSWDGRGNLKWTTFGCDTQIINMTIIKCSCSHLTFFAVLMSIPNADIPSSHVDSLTYISSIGCASSMFFLGIALFMHCLLRKNKSSQSTKILINMFVALFTLNLSFLSNESIADTQSSSVCTVIALIMHYSMLSTFTWFFLQALHVYFWLIRQNITIQNYMKKIIVSGWVCSCPVVVIIAALGEYKSVVIQSTAEKTTRMCWITNHYIHYIVNIGYYSLVFSFTTGVFVMIVTKMIQARNVRVADVKKAALKKRLLMILSLFVLLGLTWAVAFFSYGDMIIPSYYIFCVLNSFQGFFLFLYYYHIRNDVEGSFSDDPDRSSSSINTTQENI; encoded by the exons ATGTCTTGGCAAAAACACACTTTTCTCTGGATCATCTTCTGTGCTACATGCCAGATAA CTATAAAACTGACATGTAATACGCTGAATGGGAACCGATGCAAAATGAATGGCAAAAACTACCCATCTACCGATG GAAAATGCAAAACGCCATCAGGAAAAccaattcaattaaaaataacaaaaggaCGGGGTTTATCAGGCCTATATAAAGTAATAACGAATGAGATCATTGACCCAGACGTGTTGTTCCTGTCAGATCAGCTGCAAAATCTGCGATCAGTTGACTGTACGAATTTAACAG GGCACTCTGGACAACCAGTCGTGACAATCATCG ATACCGGAAGCGAATATCTTCTGCATGTGAAAGGGACTCAAGCTGTGTGTGTTACATGCAGCAGTCCATCTCTGACCATCAATTCATCAACGCCATCGACTTCAACAGCAACCATCAGTGCTTCAGAAGCGTC AGATTTAATGAGTGGCTTTGAGACCATAGTGGACGAAATGGAGAAAAACAATGAAAGTACTGAAGAGATTGTCATGGAAGTTGTTAAAGGTCTCGTGTACAGACAGGACAGGAACACAGAACCCAAAGACGTCACCATGTTCTCCTCATCAGATCAGGATGAGATAAGT GTTACTCAAAATATCGGGCAGAAACAGTATTCCTGGTTAGTAAAAATCTCAGCGGAGGCATTCAATAAATCCCGTCTGGAAAACAACGGAAGCGCATTTGTTGGAGTTCTTCAGTTCAAAAACATGGACGTCAAT GAAGAAGATCAAAATCACACTGTTTTGAATAATGAGGTTTATGGAATATCGATGGGAGCCAATATCTCAAATCTTACTGACAATATTGAGATAATCATCCGAGCTGGAAATCTG GTTGTTGAAAATCCTTCGGTTTGGTCTTGCAATTCCTGGGACGGCAGAG GAAACCTGAAGTGGACAACATTCGGCTGTGACACACAAATAATCAACATGACAATCATCAAGTGCTCATGTTCACATCTGACGTTCTTCGCGGTGCTGATG TCGATTCCCAATGCAGACATCCCCTCATCTCATGTGGACTCATTGACTTATATCTCTTCTATTGGTTGTGCTTCATCCATGTTTTTTCTGGGCATCGCTCTGTTCATGCATTGCTTGTTACG GAAAAACAAATCGAGCCAGTCCACGAAGATCCTGATCAATATGTTTGTGGCTTTATTTACGCTGAATTTATCGTTTTTGTCCAACGAGAGCATCGCCGACACACAGTCCAGCTCGGTATGCACTGTCATAGCGTTGATCATGCACTACTCTATGCTGTCAACATTCACCTGGTTCTTCCTTCAAGCTCTTCATGTGTATTTCTGGCTCATCCGACAAAATATCACCATCCAAAACTATATGAAGAAGATCATTGTGTCAGGATGGG TGTGTTCGTGTCCAGTCGTTGTGATTATCGCTGCTCTCGGAGAATACAAGTCAGTCGTCATTCAATCCACGGCTGAAAAAACAACACGAAT GTGCTGGATCACAAATCACTACATTCACTACATAGTGAACATCGGCTACTATTCCTTGGTCTTCAGTTTCACAACAGGAGTCTTCGTCATGATCGTCACCAAAATGATTCAAGCAAGAAACGTGCGCGTGGCTGATGTCAAGAAAGCAGCGCTGAAGAAGCGTCTGCTGATGATCTTGAGTCTGTTTGTTCTCCTGGGCTTGACGTGGGCCGTGGCTTTCTTCAGTTATGGAGACATGATCATCCCGTCCTACTATATCTTCTGTGTGCTCAACTCTTTTCAGG ggttttttctctttctgtattATTATCACATTCGTAATGATGTCGAGGGCAGTTTCTCTGATGATCCCGACAGATCCTCTTCCTCCATTAACACTACACAAGAGAATATCTAA
- the LOC130560551 gene encoding adhesion G-protein coupled receptor G2-like isoform X1, whose product MSWQKHTFLWIIFCATCQIMCEQQKSKACPAIKLTCNTLNGNRCKMNGKNYPSTDGKCKTPSGKPIQLKITKGRGLSGLYKVITNEIIDPDVLFLSDQLQNLRSVDCTNLTGHSGQPVVTIIDTGSEYLLHVKGTQAVCVTCSSPSLTINSSTPSTSTATISASEASDLMSGFETIVDEMEKNNESTEEIVMEVVKGLVYRQDRNTEPKDVTMFSSSDQDEISVTQNIGQKQYSWLVKISAEAFNKSRLENNGSAFVGVLQFKNMDVNEEDQNHTVLNNEVYGISMGANISNLTDNIEIIIRAGNLVVENPSVWSCNSWDGRGNLKWTTFGCDTQIINMTIIKCSCSHLTFFAVLMSIPNADIPSSHVDSLTYISSIGCASSMFFLGIALFMHCLLRKNKSSQSTKILINMFVALFTLNLSFLSNESIADTQSSSVCTVIALIMHYSMLSTFTWFFLQALHVYFWLIRQNITIQNYMKKIIVSGWVCSCPVVVIIAALGEYKSVVIQSTAEKTTRMCWITNHYIHYIVNIGYYSLVFSFTTGVFVMIVTKMIQARNVRVADVKKAALKKRLLMILSLFVLLGLTWAVAFFSYGDMIIPSYYIFCVLNSFQGFFLFLYYYHIRNDVEGSFSDDPDRSSSSINTTQENI is encoded by the exons ATGTCTTGGCAAAAACACACTTTTCTCTGGATCATCTTCTGTGCTACATGCCAGATAA TGTGTGAACAGCAAAAATCCAAAGCCTGTCCAG CTATAAAACTGACATGTAATACGCTGAATGGGAACCGATGCAAAATGAATGGCAAAAACTACCCATCTACCGATG GAAAATGCAAAACGCCATCAGGAAAAccaattcaattaaaaataacaaaaggaCGGGGTTTATCAGGCCTATATAAAGTAATAACGAATGAGATCATTGACCCAGACGTGTTGTTCCTGTCAGATCAGCTGCAAAATCTGCGATCAGTTGACTGTACGAATTTAACAG GGCACTCTGGACAACCAGTCGTGACAATCATCG ATACCGGAAGCGAATATCTTCTGCATGTGAAAGGGACTCAAGCTGTGTGTGTTACATGCAGCAGTCCATCTCTGACCATCAATTCATCAACGCCATCGACTTCAACAGCAACCATCAGTGCTTCAGAAGCGTC AGATTTAATGAGTGGCTTTGAGACCATAGTGGACGAAATGGAGAAAAACAATGAAAGTACTGAAGAGATTGTCATGGAAGTTGTTAAAGGTCTCGTGTACAGACAGGACAGGAACACAGAACCCAAAGACGTCACCATGTTCTCCTCATCAGATCAGGATGAGATAAGT GTTACTCAAAATATCGGGCAGAAACAGTATTCCTGGTTAGTAAAAATCTCAGCGGAGGCATTCAATAAATCCCGTCTGGAAAACAACGGAAGCGCATTTGTTGGAGTTCTTCAGTTCAAAAACATGGACGTCAAT GAAGAAGATCAAAATCACACTGTTTTGAATAATGAGGTTTATGGAATATCGATGGGAGCCAATATCTCAAATCTTACTGACAATATTGAGATAATCATCCGAGCTGGAAATCTG GTTGTTGAAAATCCTTCGGTTTGGTCTTGCAATTCCTGGGACGGCAGAG GAAACCTGAAGTGGACAACATTCGGCTGTGACACACAAATAATCAACATGACAATCATCAAGTGCTCATGTTCACATCTGACGTTCTTCGCGGTGCTGATG TCGATTCCCAATGCAGACATCCCCTCATCTCATGTGGACTCATTGACTTATATCTCTTCTATTGGTTGTGCTTCATCCATGTTTTTTCTGGGCATCGCTCTGTTCATGCATTGCTTGTTACG GAAAAACAAATCGAGCCAGTCCACGAAGATCCTGATCAATATGTTTGTGGCTTTATTTACGCTGAATTTATCGTTTTTGTCCAACGAGAGCATCGCCGACACACAGTCCAGCTCGGTATGCACTGTCATAGCGTTGATCATGCACTACTCTATGCTGTCAACATTCACCTGGTTCTTCCTTCAAGCTCTTCATGTGTATTTCTGGCTCATCCGACAAAATATCACCATCCAAAACTATATGAAGAAGATCATTGTGTCAGGATGGG TGTGTTCGTGTCCAGTCGTTGTGATTATCGCTGCTCTCGGAGAATACAAGTCAGTCGTCATTCAATCCACGGCTGAAAAAACAACACGAAT GTGCTGGATCACAAATCACTACATTCACTACATAGTGAACATCGGCTACTATTCCTTGGTCTTCAGTTTCACAACAGGAGTCTTCGTCATGATCGTCACCAAAATGATTCAAGCAAGAAACGTGCGCGTGGCTGATGTCAAGAAAGCAGCGCTGAAGAAGCGTCTGCTGATGATCTTGAGTCTGTTTGTTCTCCTGGGCTTGACGTGGGCCGTGGCTTTCTTCAGTTATGGAGACATGATCATCCCGTCCTACTATATCTTCTGTGTGCTCAACTCTTTTCAGG ggttttttctctttctgtattATTATCACATTCGTAATGATGTCGAGGGCAGTTTCTCTGATGATCCCGACAGATCCTCTTCCTCCATTAACACTACACAAGAGAATATCTAA